Proteins from a single region of Synchiropus splendidus isolate RoL2022-P1 chromosome 3, RoL_Sspl_1.0, whole genome shotgun sequence:
- the sh3kbp1 gene encoding SH3 domain-containing kinase-binding protein 1 isoform X4, whose product MIKSDLANGRASPVLDSGMRPGKKAEQIRKRRCKAAFSYVPQHEDELELKIGDIIEIIAEVEEGWWEGLLNGKSGMFPSNFTKEIILDSDPPSVDSPSSQDDVCSGRSSKDSPGSESDGAESRSDGGSSEIQPKKVRGFGFGDIFKDKPIKLRPRSIDLDSEGDKFSEGKAVSVATETMKTDPDGKAKAGVTSSHFRSSGRELCKVLFPYEAQNEDELTIKEGEIITIITKECADAGWWMGEIGGRHGVFPDNFVKLLEAEKERPKKPPPPTAPSVKHTPEKKLELKKVPPERPEYLPLRDQDRGDDLKLSDIPKPSVPSTLPKKPAPSKSGSSSSSSSSSQPPRRPERPPTLSCESTKPEGGASTPDSIPDRSHDADLDLDAVVSTTEKLSHPTALRPRVTDRRPRSQILTPSSMSILDLNPVAVEDRREKDRDLDSKSLDISLRKGVHGLESKAQIPSKPSVLAPPSNHRPASPSSSGGLSPSPELRHSPVTPPTLEELKNQLRDLRTSVELLRSQHRQEMKQLASELDEEKKIRISLQMEVEHIKKNLSK is encoded by the exons ATGATCAAGTCGGACCTGGCAAACGGCCGGGCCAGTCCCGTGCTGGACTCGGGCATGCGGCCAGGCAAGAAGG cgGAGCAGATTCGTAAGCGGCGGTGTAAAGCAGCGTTCAGTTACGTGCCTCAGCACGAGGATGAGCTGGAGCTGAAAATAGGAGACATCATCGAGATCATAGCCGAG gTGGAGGAAGGCTGGTGGGAAGGACTTCTGAACGGCAAAAGTGGCATGTTCCCCTCCAATTTCACCAAAGAGATCATCCTGGACTCGGACCCCCCCTCCGTGGACTCCCCCTCCTCGCAGGATGACGTTTGCAGCGGTCGCAGCA gcaAGGACAGTCCAGGTAGTGAAAGTGATGGAGCAGAGAGTCGGTCAGATGGGGGGTCCAGTGAAATCCAGCCCAAGAAg GTTCGAGGTTTTGGTTTCGGCGACATCTTCAAGGACAAACCCATCAAGCTGAGACCCCGGTCCATAGACCTGGATTCAGAGGGGGACAAG TTCTCTGAAGGGAAAGCGGTGAGCGTTGCCACGGAAACGATGAAGACCGACCCTGATGGCAAAGCAAAAGCAGGCGTCACATCTTCACATTTCAGAAGTTCAG GGCGGGAACTTTGCAAAGTCCTTTTCCCGTACGAAGCCCAAAATGAGGATGAGCTGACCATCAAAGAGGGCGAGATCATCACCATAATAACCAAG GAGTGTGCTGATGCCGGTTGGTGGATGGGGGAGATCGGCGGGAGGCACGGAGTCTTCCCTGATAACTTTGTCAAGCTGCTGGAAGCTGAAAAAGAG AGACCAAAGAAGCCGCCTCCTCCCACGGCACCGTCAGTGAAACACACTCCAG AGAAAAAGTTAGAGCTCAAGAAGGTTCCCCCGGAGCGGCCTGAGTATCTGCCCCTGAGGGATCAAGATCGAG GAGACGACCTGAAGCTCAGCGACATCCCTAAACCTTCCGTCCCGTCCACCCTCCCTAAGAAACCCGCCCCTTCTAAgtcaggctcctcctcctcctcctcgtcttcttcaCAGCCGCCGCGTCGGCCCGAGAGACCGCCCACTCTCTc GTGTGAGAGCACCAAGCCAGAAGGCGGGGCTTCGACACCCGATTCTATCCCTGATAGGTCACATGACGCCG ACTTGGACCTGGACGCCGTTGTGTCGACgacagagaagctcagtcacccGACGGCGCTGAGACCACGGGTGACGGACCGCCGACCACGATCCCAGATCCTCACGCCG TCGAGCATGTCCATCCTGGACCTGAACCCCGTGGCAGTGGAGGACAGGAGGGAGAAGGACAGAGATCTGGACTCTAAATCACTCGACATCTCTCTGAGAAAAGGCGTTCAC GGACTCGAGAGTAAAGCGCAGATCCCGTCGAAGCCTTCTGTCCTGGCTCCGCCCAGCAACCACCGCCCCGCCTCTCCGTCTTCCTCTGGGGGCCTCAGTCCGTCTCCTGAACTCCGACACTCGCCTGTGACTCCGCCCACGTTGGAGGAGCTCAAGAACCAGCTGCGTGACCTGAGGACCTCCGTCGAGCTGCTCAGGAGCCAACACAG GCAGGAGATGAAGCAGTTGGCCAGTGAGCTGGACGAGGAGAAGAAGATCCGCATTAGTTTACAG ATGGAAGTGGAGCACATAAAGAAGAACCTGTCCAAGTAG
- the sh3kbp1 gene encoding SH3 domain-containing kinase-binding protein 1 isoform X1, whose amino-acid sequence MVEAVVEFNYEAQQDDELSLTVGDIIVNIRRDDGGWWEGELGGRRGLFPDNFVREIKKEAKRDGGQTNMIKSDLANGRASPVLDSGMRPGKKAEQIRKRRCKAAFSYVPQHEDELELKIGDIIEIIAEVEEGWWEGLLNGKSGMFPSNFTKEIILDSDPPSVDSPSSQDDVCSGRSSKDSPGSESDGAESRSDGGSSEIQPKKVRGFGFGDIFKDKPIKLRPRSIDLDSEGDKFSEGKAVSVATETMKTDPDGKAKAGVTSSHFRSSGRELCKVLFPYEAQNEDELTIKEGEIITIITKECADAGWWMGEIGGRHGVFPDNFVKLLEAEKERPKKPPPPTAPSVKHTPEKKLELKKVPPERPEYLPLRDQDRGDDLKLSDIPKPSVPSTLPKKPAPSKSGSSSSSSSSSQPPRRPERPPTLSCESTKPEGGASTPDSIPDRSHDADLDLDAVVSTTEKLSHPTALRPRVTDRRPRSQILTPSSMSILDLNPVAVEDRREKDRDLDSKSLDISLRKGVHGLESKAQIPSKPSVLAPPSNHRPASPSSSGGLSPSPELRHSPVTPPTLEELKNQLRDLRTSVELLRSQHRQEMKQLASELDEEKKIRISLQMEVEHIKKNLSK is encoded by the exons TGGAGGCCGTGGTGGAGTTCAACTATGAGGCTCAGCAGGACGATGAGTTGAGCCTGACAGTGGGCGACATCATCGTTAACATTCGACGCGATGACGGCGGATGGTGGGAGGGAGAGCTGGGCGGACGCCGGGGGCTCTTCCCTGATAACTTTGTCAGG GAGATCAAGAAGGAGGCCAAGAGAGATGGAGGGCAGACCAACATGATCAAGTCGGACCTGGCAAACGGCCGGGCCAGTCCCGTGCTGGACTCGGGCATGCGGCCAGGCAAGAAGG cgGAGCAGATTCGTAAGCGGCGGTGTAAAGCAGCGTTCAGTTACGTGCCTCAGCACGAGGATGAGCTGGAGCTGAAAATAGGAGACATCATCGAGATCATAGCCGAG gTGGAGGAAGGCTGGTGGGAAGGACTTCTGAACGGCAAAAGTGGCATGTTCCCCTCCAATTTCACCAAAGAGATCATCCTGGACTCGGACCCCCCCTCCGTGGACTCCCCCTCCTCGCAGGATGACGTTTGCAGCGGTCGCAGCA gcaAGGACAGTCCAGGTAGTGAAAGTGATGGAGCAGAGAGTCGGTCAGATGGGGGGTCCAGTGAAATCCAGCCCAAGAAg GTTCGAGGTTTTGGTTTCGGCGACATCTTCAAGGACAAACCCATCAAGCTGAGACCCCGGTCCATAGACCTGGATTCAGAGGGGGACAAG TTCTCTGAAGGGAAAGCGGTGAGCGTTGCCACGGAAACGATGAAGACCGACCCTGATGGCAAAGCAAAAGCAGGCGTCACATCTTCACATTTCAGAAGTTCAG GGCGGGAACTTTGCAAAGTCCTTTTCCCGTACGAAGCCCAAAATGAGGATGAGCTGACCATCAAAGAGGGCGAGATCATCACCATAATAACCAAG GAGTGTGCTGATGCCGGTTGGTGGATGGGGGAGATCGGCGGGAGGCACGGAGTCTTCCCTGATAACTTTGTCAAGCTGCTGGAAGCTGAAAAAGAG AGACCAAAGAAGCCGCCTCCTCCCACGGCACCGTCAGTGAAACACACTCCAG AGAAAAAGTTAGAGCTCAAGAAGGTTCCCCCGGAGCGGCCTGAGTATCTGCCCCTGAGGGATCAAGATCGAG GAGACGACCTGAAGCTCAGCGACATCCCTAAACCTTCCGTCCCGTCCACCCTCCCTAAGAAACCCGCCCCTTCTAAgtcaggctcctcctcctcctcctcgtcttcttcaCAGCCGCCGCGTCGGCCCGAGAGACCGCCCACTCTCTc GTGTGAGAGCACCAAGCCAGAAGGCGGGGCTTCGACACCCGATTCTATCCCTGATAGGTCACATGACGCCG ACTTGGACCTGGACGCCGTTGTGTCGACgacagagaagctcagtcacccGACGGCGCTGAGACCACGGGTGACGGACCGCCGACCACGATCCCAGATCCTCACGCCG TCGAGCATGTCCATCCTGGACCTGAACCCCGTGGCAGTGGAGGACAGGAGGGAGAAGGACAGAGATCTGGACTCTAAATCACTCGACATCTCTCTGAGAAAAGGCGTTCAC GGACTCGAGAGTAAAGCGCAGATCCCGTCGAAGCCTTCTGTCCTGGCTCCGCCCAGCAACCACCGCCCCGCCTCTCCGTCTTCCTCTGGGGGCCTCAGTCCGTCTCCTGAACTCCGACACTCGCCTGTGACTCCGCCCACGTTGGAGGAGCTCAAGAACCAGCTGCGTGACCTGAGGACCTCCGTCGAGCTGCTCAGGAGCCAACACAG GCAGGAGATGAAGCAGTTGGCCAGTGAGCTGGACGAGGAGAAGAAGATCCGCATTAGTTTACAG ATGGAAGTGGAGCACATAAAGAAGAACCTGTCCAAGTAG
- the sh3kbp1 gene encoding SH3 domain-containing kinase-binding protein 1 isoform X2: MVEAVVEFNYEAQQDDELSLTVGDIIVNIRRDDGGWWEGELGGRRGLFPDNFVREIKKEAKRDGGQTNMIKSDLANGRASPVLDSGMRPGKKAEQIRKRRCKAAFSYVPQHEDELELKIGDIIEIIAEVEEGWWEGLLNGKSGMFPSNFTKEIILDSDPPSVDSPSSQDDVCSGRSSKDSPGSESDGAESRSDGGSSEIQPKKVRGFGFGDIFKDKPIKLRPRSIDLDSEGDKFSEGKAVSVATETMKTDPDGKAKAGVTSSHFRSSGRELCKVLFPYEAQNEDELTIKEGEIITIITKECADAGWWMGEIGGRHGVFPDNFVKLLEAEKERPKKPPPPTAPSVKHTPGDDLKLSDIPKPSVPSTLPKKPAPSKSGSSSSSSSSSQPPRRPERPPTLSCESTKPEGGASTPDSIPDRSHDADLDLDAVVSTTEKLSHPTALRPRVTDRRPRSQILTPSSMSILDLNPVAVEDRREKDRDLDSKSLDISLRKGVHGLESKAQIPSKPSVLAPPSNHRPASPSSSGGLSPSPELRHSPVTPPTLEELKNQLRDLRTSVELLRSQHRQEMKQLASELDEEKKIRISLQMEVEHIKKNLSK, from the exons TGGAGGCCGTGGTGGAGTTCAACTATGAGGCTCAGCAGGACGATGAGTTGAGCCTGACAGTGGGCGACATCATCGTTAACATTCGACGCGATGACGGCGGATGGTGGGAGGGAGAGCTGGGCGGACGCCGGGGGCTCTTCCCTGATAACTTTGTCAGG GAGATCAAGAAGGAGGCCAAGAGAGATGGAGGGCAGACCAACATGATCAAGTCGGACCTGGCAAACGGCCGGGCCAGTCCCGTGCTGGACTCGGGCATGCGGCCAGGCAAGAAGG cgGAGCAGATTCGTAAGCGGCGGTGTAAAGCAGCGTTCAGTTACGTGCCTCAGCACGAGGATGAGCTGGAGCTGAAAATAGGAGACATCATCGAGATCATAGCCGAG gTGGAGGAAGGCTGGTGGGAAGGACTTCTGAACGGCAAAAGTGGCATGTTCCCCTCCAATTTCACCAAAGAGATCATCCTGGACTCGGACCCCCCCTCCGTGGACTCCCCCTCCTCGCAGGATGACGTTTGCAGCGGTCGCAGCA gcaAGGACAGTCCAGGTAGTGAAAGTGATGGAGCAGAGAGTCGGTCAGATGGGGGGTCCAGTGAAATCCAGCCCAAGAAg GTTCGAGGTTTTGGTTTCGGCGACATCTTCAAGGACAAACCCATCAAGCTGAGACCCCGGTCCATAGACCTGGATTCAGAGGGGGACAAG TTCTCTGAAGGGAAAGCGGTGAGCGTTGCCACGGAAACGATGAAGACCGACCCTGATGGCAAAGCAAAAGCAGGCGTCACATCTTCACATTTCAGAAGTTCAG GGCGGGAACTTTGCAAAGTCCTTTTCCCGTACGAAGCCCAAAATGAGGATGAGCTGACCATCAAAGAGGGCGAGATCATCACCATAATAACCAAG GAGTGTGCTGATGCCGGTTGGTGGATGGGGGAGATCGGCGGGAGGCACGGAGTCTTCCCTGATAACTTTGTCAAGCTGCTGGAAGCTGAAAAAGAG AGACCAAAGAAGCCGCCTCCTCCCACGGCACCGTCAGTGAAACACACTCCAG GAGACGACCTGAAGCTCAGCGACATCCCTAAACCTTCCGTCCCGTCCACCCTCCCTAAGAAACCCGCCCCTTCTAAgtcaggctcctcctcctcctcctcgtcttcttcaCAGCCGCCGCGTCGGCCCGAGAGACCGCCCACTCTCTc GTGTGAGAGCACCAAGCCAGAAGGCGGGGCTTCGACACCCGATTCTATCCCTGATAGGTCACATGACGCCG ACTTGGACCTGGACGCCGTTGTGTCGACgacagagaagctcagtcacccGACGGCGCTGAGACCACGGGTGACGGACCGCCGACCACGATCCCAGATCCTCACGCCG TCGAGCATGTCCATCCTGGACCTGAACCCCGTGGCAGTGGAGGACAGGAGGGAGAAGGACAGAGATCTGGACTCTAAATCACTCGACATCTCTCTGAGAAAAGGCGTTCAC GGACTCGAGAGTAAAGCGCAGATCCCGTCGAAGCCTTCTGTCCTGGCTCCGCCCAGCAACCACCGCCCCGCCTCTCCGTCTTCCTCTGGGGGCCTCAGTCCGTCTCCTGAACTCCGACACTCGCCTGTGACTCCGCCCACGTTGGAGGAGCTCAAGAACCAGCTGCGTGACCTGAGGACCTCCGTCGAGCTGCTCAGGAGCCAACACAG GCAGGAGATGAAGCAGTTGGCCAGTGAGCTGGACGAGGAGAAGAAGATCCGCATTAGTTTACAG ATGGAAGTGGAGCACATAAAGAAGAACCTGTCCAAGTAG
- the sh3kbp1 gene encoding SH3 domain-containing kinase-binding protein 1 isoform X3 has product MVEAVVEFNYEAQQDDELSLTVGDIIVNIRRDDGGWWEGELGGRRGLFPDNFVREIKKEAKRDGGQTNMIKSDLANGRASPVLDSGMRPGKKAEQIRKRRCKAAFSYVPQHEDELELKIGDIIEIIAEVEEGWWEGLLNGKSGMFPSNFTKEIILDSDPPSVDSPSSQDDVCSGRSSKDSPGSESDGAESRSDGGSSEIQPKKVRGFGFGDIFKDKPIKLRPRSIDLDSEGDKFSEGKAVSVATETMKTDPDGKAKAGVTSSHFRSSGRELCKVLFPYEAQNEDELTIKEGEIITIITKECADAGWWMGEIGGRHGVFPDNFVKLLEAEKERPKKPPPPTAPSVKHTPDLDLDAVVSTTEKLSHPTALRPRVTDRRPRSQILTPSSMSILDLNPVAVEDRREKDRDLDSKSLDISLRKGVHGLESKAQIPSKPSVLAPPSNHRPASPSSSGGLSPSPELRHSPVTPPTLEELKNQLRDLRTSVELLRSQHRQEMKQLASELDEEKKIRISLQMEVEHIKKNLSK; this is encoded by the exons TGGAGGCCGTGGTGGAGTTCAACTATGAGGCTCAGCAGGACGATGAGTTGAGCCTGACAGTGGGCGACATCATCGTTAACATTCGACGCGATGACGGCGGATGGTGGGAGGGAGAGCTGGGCGGACGCCGGGGGCTCTTCCCTGATAACTTTGTCAGG GAGATCAAGAAGGAGGCCAAGAGAGATGGAGGGCAGACCAACATGATCAAGTCGGACCTGGCAAACGGCCGGGCCAGTCCCGTGCTGGACTCGGGCATGCGGCCAGGCAAGAAGG cgGAGCAGATTCGTAAGCGGCGGTGTAAAGCAGCGTTCAGTTACGTGCCTCAGCACGAGGATGAGCTGGAGCTGAAAATAGGAGACATCATCGAGATCATAGCCGAG gTGGAGGAAGGCTGGTGGGAAGGACTTCTGAACGGCAAAAGTGGCATGTTCCCCTCCAATTTCACCAAAGAGATCATCCTGGACTCGGACCCCCCCTCCGTGGACTCCCCCTCCTCGCAGGATGACGTTTGCAGCGGTCGCAGCA gcaAGGACAGTCCAGGTAGTGAAAGTGATGGAGCAGAGAGTCGGTCAGATGGGGGGTCCAGTGAAATCCAGCCCAAGAAg GTTCGAGGTTTTGGTTTCGGCGACATCTTCAAGGACAAACCCATCAAGCTGAGACCCCGGTCCATAGACCTGGATTCAGAGGGGGACAAG TTCTCTGAAGGGAAAGCGGTGAGCGTTGCCACGGAAACGATGAAGACCGACCCTGATGGCAAAGCAAAAGCAGGCGTCACATCTTCACATTTCAGAAGTTCAG GGCGGGAACTTTGCAAAGTCCTTTTCCCGTACGAAGCCCAAAATGAGGATGAGCTGACCATCAAAGAGGGCGAGATCATCACCATAATAACCAAG GAGTGTGCTGATGCCGGTTGGTGGATGGGGGAGATCGGCGGGAGGCACGGAGTCTTCCCTGATAACTTTGTCAAGCTGCTGGAAGCTGAAAAAGAG AGACCAAAGAAGCCGCCTCCTCCCACGGCACCGTCAGTGAAACACACTCCAG ACTTGGACCTGGACGCCGTTGTGTCGACgacagagaagctcagtcacccGACGGCGCTGAGACCACGGGTGACGGACCGCCGACCACGATCCCAGATCCTCACGCCG TCGAGCATGTCCATCCTGGACCTGAACCCCGTGGCAGTGGAGGACAGGAGGGAGAAGGACAGAGATCTGGACTCTAAATCACTCGACATCTCTCTGAGAAAAGGCGTTCAC GGACTCGAGAGTAAAGCGCAGATCCCGTCGAAGCCTTCTGTCCTGGCTCCGCCCAGCAACCACCGCCCCGCCTCTCCGTCTTCCTCTGGGGGCCTCAGTCCGTCTCCTGAACTCCGACACTCGCCTGTGACTCCGCCCACGTTGGAGGAGCTCAAGAACCAGCTGCGTGACCTGAGGACCTCCGTCGAGCTGCTCAGGAGCCAACACAG GCAGGAGATGAAGCAGTTGGCCAGTGAGCTGGACGAGGAGAAGAAGATCCGCATTAGTTTACAG ATGGAAGTGGAGCACATAAAGAAGAACCTGTCCAAGTAG